The following are from one region of the Tachysurus fulvidraco isolate hzauxx_2018 chromosome 15, HZAU_PFXX_2.0, whole genome shotgun sequence genome:
- the nfkb1 gene encoding nuclear factor NF-kappa-B p105 subunit — protein sequence MTDEDPYLPVTQEYFDFDQQWITIDQNFPGMPISNQHRIEGPSLQITEQPKQRGFRFRYGCEGPSHGGLPGACSEKNRKTYPQVMICHYHGPARIVVQLVTNAKQPHLHAHSLVGKQCDKGICVVDLQPKDSTISFPNLGILHVTKKNVSKTLEERMSEAYRLGYNYGVVIHPEIDSFQVETRLPRELTEHQKNLICNAAANQAKDMDLSVVRLMFTAFLPDSEGGFTRRLEPVISEPIYDSKAPNASNLKIVRMDRTAGCVTGGEEVYLLCDKVQKDDIQVRFYEDDETGIVWEAFGDFSPTDVHRQFAIVFKTPKYRDQNLQKPISVFVQLKRKSDNEMSEPKPFTYHPQIIDKEEVQRKRQKTLPNFPDYGGAGGGVGGMYRGPGGGAPSGGGHGGGGGGGGGGGGGGSGGYYQGFYNNFNSTYGFPSSMGRGGSGIKHCNHGPVEDTDEESDDDPDDYPGMGGVCFLSEERCDARDMYEVLETETTNFLFEPSFTELAQRHARALFDYAISSDVHRLLVTQRPLMATQDENGDTGLHLSVIHSQTSAVKNLVEVIMAIPGEDVLNMRNDLYQTPLHLAVVTEQKEAVEALLEAGSDITLTDRHGNTALHLAAQQKDGEMIRVLMRHRNNEALELCDMHNTAGLCPLHIAVLANSLHNMRALLEAGVNVEVQERTCGRTALHLATEQDNVSLAGCLLLEGNAEVDSLTYDGSTPLHIAAGRGSLKLSALLIAAGADPYKQNYEPLFFGDDECCSEDKDEVDEGYILGTSPLNMAASSKVREILNGKLYQPSTVFITPQGDLHRLGTETKQALCKCLEESAGGWESLAHTLRLGILTNAFRLSSQPARTLLDSYEVSGGTMHELLAGLKSIGNVGAVSILQESIVCDENKNADDEDLCTDGAVSGHLQALKLSVPDDNGVCDSGVETSFL from the exons ATCTGTCATTATCACGGTCCAGCACGAATTGTGGTCCAGTTGGTGACCAACGCTAAACAGCCACACCTGCATGCTCACAGCCTCGTGGGAAAGCAGTGCGACAAGGGCATCTGCGTCGTCGACCTCCAGCCCAAAGACTCCACCATCAG ttTTCCGAACCTGGGAATCCTTCATGTGACTAAGAAGAATGTGAGTAAGACTCTGGAGGAGAGGATGAGTGAAGCCTACAGGCTCGGTTACAACTATGGCGTGGTCATCCATCCTGAAATTGACTCTTTCCAAGTGGAGACCCGCCTTCCTCGAGAGCTCACAG aACATCAGAAGAATTTGATCTGCAATGCTGCAGCTAACCAGGCCAAAGACATGGACCTGAGTGTAGTGAGGCTCATGTTCACCGCCTTTCTGCCCGACAGCGAGGGCGGGTTCACCCGCAGACTCGAGCCGGTCATATCCGAGCCCATCTACGACAGCA AAGCTCCAAACGCCTCAAACCTGAAGATCGTGCGGATGGACCGCACTGCAGGGTGTGTGACGGGTGGAGAGGAAGTGTACCTGCTGTGTGACAAAGTTCAGAAAG ATGACATCCAGGTGCGCTTTTATGAGGACGATGAGACGGGAATCGTCTGGGAGGCATTCGGGGATTTCTCTCCCACCGACGTGCACAGACAG TTCGCCATCGTGTTCAAGACGCCCAAGTACCGCGACCAGAACCTTCAGAAACCTATCTCGGTCTTCGTGCAACTCAAAAGGAAGTCGGACAACGAGATGAGCGAGCCCAAACCGTTCACCTATCACCCACAGATCATAG ATAAGGAAGAAGTCCAGAGGAAGAGGCAAAAGACACTGCCCAATTTCCCAGATTACGGCGGAGCAGGGGGCGGAGTCGGGGGCATGTACAGAGGGCCAGGAGGAGGGGCTCCGTCAGGGGGTGGTCACGgcggaggtggaggaggaggaggaggaggaggtggtggtggaAGTGGAG GTTATTATCAGGGGTTTTATAACAACTTCAACTCCACTTATGGCTTTCCATCGTCCATGGGTAGAGGAGGGAGCGGCATTAAGCACT GTAATCACGGTCCGGTGGAAGACACGGACGAGGAGAGCGACGACGATCCGGACGACTATCCCGGGATGGGGGGAGTGTGTTTCCTGTCGGAGGAGAGGTGTGATGCGAGAGATATGTATGAGGTGTTGGAGACAGAAACCACAA ACTTTTTGTTTGAGCCAAGCTTTACCGAGCTAGCACAGAGACACGCCAGGGCTTTGTTTGACTATGCCATAAGCAGTGACGTTCATCGGCTGCTGGTTACACAGCGTCCGCTGATGGCTACTCAAGATGAGAACGGAGACAC gGGACTGCACTTGAGTGTGATCCACAGTCAGACGAGTGCAGTGAAGAACTTAGTGGAGGTGATAATGGCGATTCCCGGAGAGGACGTTTTGAACATGAGAAACGACCTGTATCag ACTCCGTTGCACTTGGCCGTAGTGACCGAGCAGAAGGAAGCAGTCGAGGCGTTATTGGAggcaggaagtgacatcactcTTACCGATCGCCATGGCAACACGGCGCTGCACCTGGCCGCCCaacagaaagatggagagatgatCCGAGTGCTGATGAGACACAGAAATAATGAGGCACTGGAATTATGTGACATGCACAAcacagcag GTCTGTGTCCCCTGCATATAGCCGTCTTGGCTAACAGTCTGCACAACATGAGAGCTCTGCTGGAGGCCGGGGTTAACGTGGAGGTTCAGGAGCGAACATGTGGCCGCACAGCGCTCCACCTCGCTACCGAACAGGACAATGTCTCACTCGCCGGATGCCTGCTGctagag ggcaaTGCTGAAGTCGACAGTCTGACGTATGACGGCTCTACGCCTCTACACATTGCAGCAGGGCGGGGCTCTCTGAAACTGAGTGCACTCCTCATCGCTGCAG GTGCAGATCCGTATAAACAGAACTACGAGCCGTTGTTCTTCGGAGACGACGAATGCTGCAGTGAAGACAAAGACGAGGTGGACGAGGGCTACATCCTAGGAACGTCCCCGCTTAACATGGCTGCTTCATCAAAG gtGCGAGAAATCCTGAATGGTAAACTATACCAGCCAAGCACTGTTTTCATCACGCCACAAG gagacCTGCACAGACTGGGCACAGAGACAAAGCAGGCACTGTGCAAATGTCTGGAGGAGTCTGCAGGCGGTTGGGagagtctcgcacacacactcagactggGCATCCTCACCAACGCCTTCCGCCTCAGCTCACAGCCAGCACGCACACTTCTGGATAGCTATGAG GTATCGGGCGGGACAATGCACGAGCTCTTAGCAGGTCTGAAGAGTATCGGGAACGTCGGCGCCGTCAGCATACTGCAGGAGAGCATCGTGTGTGATGAAAACAAGAACGCAGACGACGAAGATCTGTGCACCG ACGGCGCCGTGTCCGGTCACTTGCAGGCTCTAAAATTATCTGTGCCGGACGACAACGGCGTGTGCGATAGCGGCGTGGAGACGTCCTTCCTGTAA